Proteins co-encoded in one Holophagales bacterium genomic window:
- a CDS encoding 4Fe-4S dicluster domain-containing protein, translated as MSASKSAAKRYAMTVDTRQCVGCKACVLACKAENAVPDGYCRQWIVEEIRGEFPKLSAEIRSERCNHCTEAPCVKNCPTGASHVNEGGVVLVTHHKCSGCKACIAACPYDARFVHPEGYVDKCTFCLHRVQKGLQPACVGVCPTGTLTFGDASDPESAVSALLRERRSKVNHPESGAGPNVHFLV; from the coding sequence ATGAGCGCCTCGAAGTCCGCCGCGAAGCGCTACGCCATGACCGTCGACACCCGCCAGTGCGTCGGGTGCAAGGCGTGCGTCCTCGCCTGCAAGGCCGAGAACGCCGTCCCCGACGGCTACTGCCGCCAGTGGATCGTCGAAGAGATCCGGGGCGAGTTCCCGAAGCTCTCCGCCGAGATCCGCTCGGAGCGGTGCAACCACTGCACGGAGGCCCCGTGCGTCAAGAACTGCCCGACGGGCGCCTCGCACGTGAACGAGGGGGGCGTCGTCCTGGTGACGCACCACAAGTGCTCGGGCTGCAAGGCGTGCATCGCCGCGTGCCCGTACGACGCGCGCTTCGTCCACCCCGAGGGGTACGTCGACAAGTGCACGTTCTGCCTGCACCGCGTCCAGAAGGGGCTCCAGCCCGCCTGCGTCGGCGTCTGTCCCACCGGCACCCTCACCTTCGGCGACGCCAGCGACCCGGAGTCGGCCGTGTCGGCCCTCCTCCGCGAGCGGCGCTCGAAGGTGAACCACCCCGAGTCGGGCGCCGGCCCGAACGTCCACTTCCTCGTCTGA
- a CDS encoding YeeE/YedE family protein produces the protein MQPPVERPFWNPYVAGFVLGLVLLTSFLVMGFGLGSSSAATRLAVGTAHLIAPKATEANAYFSQYVGPGKKILEDWLVFEVLGIFLGGLVGAYSAGRLKSEVIRGEGVSKGHRIAMAVVGGILMGFAARLARGCTSGQALTGGAILSLGSWIFMMCVFAGGYLVAPFVKRDWR, from the coding sequence ATGCAGCCTCCCGTCGAACGCCCCTTCTGGAACCCCTACGTGGCCGGTTTCGTCCTCGGCCTCGTCCTCCTGACGTCCTTCCTCGTCATGGGATTCGGGCTCGGCTCCTCGAGCGCGGCGACGCGGCTCGCGGTCGGCACGGCCCACCTGATCGCACCGAAGGCGACGGAAGCCAATGCCTACTTTTCGCAGTACGTCGGCCCCGGAAAGAAGATCCTCGAGGACTGGCTCGTCTTCGAGGTCCTCGGCATCTTCCTGGGGGGCCTCGTCGGGGCCTACTCGGCCGGCCGGCTGAAGAGCGAGGTCATTCGCGGCGAGGGAGTCTCGAAGGGACACCGGATCGCGATGGCCGTCGTCGGCGGCATCCTCATGGGCTTCGCCGCGCGCCTCGCCCGGGGCTGCACGTCCGGTCAGGCGCTGACGGGCGGAGCGATCCTCTCCCTCGGCTCCTGGATCTTCATGATGTGCGTCTTCGCGGGCGGCTACCTCGTCGCGCCCTTCGTCAAGAGGGACTGGCGATGA
- the nrfD gene encoding polysulfide reductase NrfD gives MNELLEATTTRTNPGIDPSLHIWGWEIVVYLFLGGLVAGIFVLAAALELKSGEKPRGAALRLMPFVALGLISVGMGALWLDLAHRLWAWRFYLFFHATSPMSWGAWILVLIYPVGLLLGLGSLSDEQRAWLRGKTPATLKGLLETLYGWADGTRRGILVTSIAMGISLGIYTGLLLGTMPSRILWNSAVLGPLFLASGISTGAALLLLLPLEESERKTLVTWDAVAIVAELVLIALMLLGFATSGDVGQWAASQFLGGPYTAVFFSCVVVLGLLVPLVMEFVEAKRHLPFATVLPVLILTGGLALRWILLTAGQHSAFRFLP, from the coding sequence ATGAACGAGCTTCTCGAAGCCACCACCACCCGCACGAATCCCGGCATCGACCCCTCGCTCCACATCTGGGGCTGGGAGATCGTCGTCTACCTCTTCCTCGGCGGTCTCGTCGCGGGCATCTTCGTCCTCGCCGCCGCCCTCGAGCTGAAGTCCGGCGAGAAGCCGCGCGGCGCGGCGCTCCGGCTGATGCCCTTCGTCGCACTCGGGCTGATCTCCGTTGGCATGGGCGCCCTCTGGCTCGACCTCGCCCACAGGCTCTGGGCCTGGCGCTTCTACCTTTTCTTCCACGCCACGTCGCCGATGTCGTGGGGCGCCTGGATCCTGGTCCTCATCTACCCGGTCGGCCTCCTCCTGGGACTCGGGTCCCTGAGCGACGAGCAGCGCGCGTGGCTGCGCGGAAAGACCCCCGCCACGCTGAAGGGCCTCCTCGAGACCCTTTACGGATGGGCGGACGGAACCCGGCGCGGGATCCTGGTCACCAGCATCGCGATGGGCATCTCCCTCGGCATCTACACGGGCCTCCTCCTCGGGACGATGCCGTCGCGGATCCTCTGGAACAGCGCGGTCCTCGGGCCGCTCTTCCTCGCCTCCGGCATCTCGACGGGCGCCGCGCTCCTCCTCCTTCTCCCCCTCGAAGAGAGCGAGCGGAAGACGCTCGTGACGTGGGATGCGGTCGCCATCGTCGCCGAGCTCGTCCTGATCGCCCTCATGCTCCTCGGCTTCGCGACCTCGGGTGACGTCGGGCAGTGGGCAGCCTCGCAGTTCCTCGGCGGCCCGTACACCGCGGTCTTCTTCTCCTGCGTCGTCGTCCTCGGCCTCCTCGTCCCGCTCGTGATGGAGTTCGTCGAGGCGAAGAGGCACCTGCCGTTCGCCACCGTCCTTCCGGTCCTGATCCTCACCGGGGGCCTCGCCCTCCGCTGGATCCTCCTCACGGCGGGCCAGCACTCCGCCTTCCGCTTCCTCCCCTGA
- a CDS encoding YeeE/YedE family protein, with the protein MNLLPLYPQDVFGFPTGLLLGTLIGFAFGFVLERAGFGNAKNLAAQFYLTDTRVLKVMFSAIATACAGIGLLSGFGVLDLSLLTVPETFIGPHVAGGLLLGIGFIVSGYCPGTGVVAMASGKWDGLMSIVGVMIGSLLFGFVYGPLEGFYQSGAMGSVTIAQALGLPFPVLAAGVVLMAVGCFLGAEKLEQIFAKKAGKAAPASNPPVRNRAFAAMGSLAVLGLVTLALPARLPSETATPPARIGAVELAQRIVASPQALWILDLRAPGAADTERIPGTMTLPEGTTAATFAATLPATRTLVAYAQGDVPALPEGLRAFPGEVLVLAGGFDAWKATVLATPQPPAEPTPVLIAEFRMKSALNGYFTGAAAAPPPKLVVKAVATSAAPKKGGGC; encoded by the coding sequence ATGAACCTCCTCCCGCTCTACCCGCAGGACGTCTTCGGCTTCCCGACCGGCCTCCTCCTCGGGACGCTCATCGGCTTCGCGTTCGGTTTCGTCCTCGAGCGCGCCGGCTTCGGGAACGCGAAGAACCTCGCCGCCCAGTTCTACCTGACCGACACGCGCGTCCTGAAGGTGATGTTCAGCGCGATCGCGACGGCGTGCGCCGGCATCGGCCTCCTCTCCGGCTTCGGCGTCCTCGACCTCTCGCTCCTGACCGTCCCCGAGACGTTCATCGGCCCGCACGTCGCCGGCGGCCTGCTTCTCGGTATCGGCTTCATCGTCTCGGGCTACTGCCCCGGCACCGGCGTCGTCGCGATGGCCTCCGGCAAGTGGGACGGCCTGATGTCGATCGTCGGCGTGATGATCGGCTCGCTCCTCTTCGGGTTCGTCTACGGCCCGCTCGAAGGCTTCTACCAGAGCGGCGCGATGGGCTCGGTGACGATCGCCCAGGCGCTCGGCCTCCCGTTCCCGGTCCTGGCGGCCGGCGTCGTCCTGATGGCGGTCGGCTGCTTCCTCGGCGCCGAGAAGCTCGAACAGATCTTCGCGAAGAAGGCGGGGAAGGCCGCTCCGGCCTCGAATCCGCCCGTCCGCAACCGCGCCTTCGCGGCGATGGGCTCGCTTGCCGTTCTCGGCCTCGTCACCCTCGCGCTTCCGGCGCGTCTTCCGTCGGAGACCGCGACGCCGCCGGCGAGAATCGGCGCCGTCGAGCTCGCCCAGAGGATCGTCGCCTCGCCGCAGGCGCTCTGGATCCTCGACCTCCGGGCTCCGGGCGCCGCTGACACGGAGCGGATCCCCGGAACGATGACGCTCCCCGAGGGAACGACCGCGGCGACGTTCGCCGCCACGCTCCCCGCCACGCGAACGCTCGTCGCCTACGCGCAGGGCGACGTGCCGGCCCTCCCCGAGGGCCTCCGCGCCTTCCCCGGCGAGGTTCTCGTCCTCGCGGGCGGATTCGACGCCTGGAAGGCCACGGTCCTGGCCACACCCCAGCCCCCAGCCGAGCCCACTCCCGTCCTCATCGCGGAATTCCGCATGAAGAGCGCCCTGAACGGCTACTTCACGGGAGCCGCGGCGGCCCCGCCGCCGAAGCTCGTCGTGAAGGCCGTCGCGACGTCCGCCGCGCCGAAGAAAGGCGGCGGGTGCTGA